One genomic segment of Gemmatimonadota bacterium includes these proteins:
- a CDS encoding helix-turn-helix transcriptional regulator — MVTPSPLSQDPDLVRRLLRAKDRMDAASHEQWPVERLARVSGVSEAHFARSFKQAFGLPPHRYLLTRRIERAMAQLRDTELSITEIAFRTGWESLGTFGRTYRDITGESPSVTRKRLREIPAELGRVPACVLKAAHRPDLNSAVSEKRRQAAGDILSAPPTGRVHE; from the coding sequence ATGGTGACCCCCTCGCCGCTGAGCCAGGACCCTGACCTGGTGCGCCGCCTGTTGCGTGCCAAGGATCGGATGGACGCCGCCTCGCACGAGCAGTGGCCCGTTGAGCGGCTCGCGCGCGTGAGTGGTGTCTCCGAGGCACACTTCGCGCGGTCGTTCAAACAGGCGTTCGGCCTGCCGCCGCATCGCTATCTCCTGACGCGCAGGATTGAACGGGCGATGGCCCAGCTGCGCGACACCGAACTTTCCATCACCGAGATCGCCTTCCGCACCGGTTGGGAGAGCCTGGGGACCTTCGGCCGCACATATCGCGACATCACCGGCGAGTCGCCGAGTGTGACCCGGAAGCGGCTCCGGGAGATTCCGGCCGAGCTGGGCCGGGTGCCGGCCTGTGTCCTCAAGGCGGCGCACCGTCCCGACCTCAACTCCGCAGTTTCGGAGAAGCGGCGCCAGGCCGCGGGCGATATCCTCTCCGCACCACCTACCGGGAGAGTTCATGAGTGA
- a CDS encoding VOC family protein → MSEGIQVVGLYVRDQDEALAFYVDQLGFRVHTDVRNGDYRWLTVQHPDQPSFQLGLFAPGPPVLDAATAKALRELIAKGAMPPLVLTVANCRTAYDRMRAGGVEFTQEPIDRYGTVDAGFRDPSGNGWKMIQARGGQ, encoded by the coding sequence ATGAGTGAAGGGATTCAAGTCGTCGGACTCTACGTCCGCGACCAGGACGAGGCGCTCGCCTTCTACGTCGATCAGCTCGGCTTCCGCGTCCATACCGACGTCCGGAACGGCGACTACCGCTGGCTCACCGTCCAGCACCCCGACCAGCCGTCGTTCCAGCTCGGCCTCTTCGCCCCGGGGCCGCCGGTGCTCGACGCGGCCACGGCCAAGGCGCTGCGCGAGCTCATCGCCAAGGGCGCCATGCCGCCGCTGGTACTGACGGTGGCCAACTGCCGCACCGCCTACGATCGGATGCGCGCCGGTGGGGTTGAGTTCACCCAGGAGCCGATCGACCGCTACGGCACGGTCGACGCCGGCTTCCGCGACCCCTCGGGCAACGGCTGGAAGATGATCCAGGCGCGAGGTGGCCAGTGA